In Candidatus Roseilinea sp., one DNA window encodes the following:
- the purQ gene encoding phosphoribosylformylglycinamidine synthase subunit PurQ — MNFRSWQKRDTFPFVNARPRILILHASGTNRDHDAAAACELAGGAPEIVHVNQLRAGERRWSDYQMLVLPGGFSYGDALGAGRLVALDLNVYFADEVRAFVESGKLVLGICNGFQALVKAGILPGLEADGAMQQATLARNARGRFECRWVTLIPNPASPCLFTRGLSEPIYCPVAHGEGNFIPRDAAVLAMLQARGQIALTYGNQTVSDSDRAPVTYPDNPNGSVADIAGICNPRGNVLGLMPHPENHIYPWQHPRWTRGERGGLGLALFKSAVRVLAAGV, encoded by the coding sequence ATGAACTTCAGGAGTTGGCAGAAGCGTGATACATTTCCCTTCGTGAACGCGCGGCCGCGCATTTTGATCCTGCATGCCTCCGGCACCAACCGCGACCACGATGCGGCAGCCGCCTGCGAGCTGGCCGGCGGCGCGCCTGAGATCGTACACGTCAACCAGTTACGCGCCGGTGAGCGTCGCTGGTCGGATTACCAAATGCTGGTACTGCCCGGCGGCTTTAGCTATGGCGACGCGCTCGGCGCCGGCCGACTGGTGGCGCTCGACCTCAACGTGTATTTTGCCGACGAAGTGCGCGCGTTTGTGGAGTCCGGCAAACTGGTGCTTGGCATTTGCAACGGCTTCCAGGCGCTGGTGAAAGCCGGTATCCTGCCCGGGCTCGAGGCCGACGGCGCGATGCAGCAGGCTACGCTGGCCCGCAACGCGCGCGGCCGATTCGAGTGCCGATGGGTGACGCTAATCCCCAATCCGGCGAGCCCGTGCCTGTTCACCCGTGGCCTCAGCGAGCCGATCTACTGCCCGGTGGCGCATGGCGAGGGCAACTTCATCCCGCGCGACGCGGCCGTGCTGGCGATGCTGCAGGCGCGCGGGCAGATCGCGCTGACCTACGGTAACCAGACCGTGAGCGATAGCGATCGCGCGCCAGTCACCTACCCGGACAACCCCAACGGATCGGTAGCGGACATCGCCGGCATTTGCAACCCCCGAGGCAACGTGCTCGGCCTGATGCCGCATCCGGAGAACCATATCTATCCCTGGCAGCACCCGCGCTGGACGCGCGGCGAACGCGGGGGATTAGGGCTGGCGCTGTTTAAGTCGGCTGTTCGTGTGCTGGCCGCCGGCGTTTGA
- the sixA gene encoding phosphohistidine phosphatase SixA, with the protein MKKLILVRHAKSSWDDPSLPDHDRPLNDRGRRDAPKMGERLAKRGVTPDLILSSSAVRALTTAQIIAEKIGYDRKAIVVDRRIYGAQVSSLLYLIQELDDQYAQVMLFGHNPELTELAHRFSDEIEDMPTCAVVELTFDVKRWVDVVDSKPVEVRFDSPKKHA; encoded by the coding sequence ATGAAAAAGTTGATCTTGGTCCGCCACGCCAAGTCGAGCTGGGACGACCCCTCGTTGCCCGATCACGACCGCCCGCTGAACGATCGCGGCCGGCGCGACGCGCCAAAGATGGGCGAGCGCCTGGCGAAGCGCGGCGTCACACCCGATCTCATTCTGTCCAGCTCTGCTGTGCGCGCGCTCACCACGGCGCAGATCATCGCCGAGAAGATCGGCTACGACCGCAAGGCCATCGTGGTAGACCGGCGCATCTACGGCGCGCAGGTCAGCAGTTTGCTCTACCTCATCCAGGAACTCGACGACCAGTATGCGCAGGTGATGCTCTTCGGCCACAACCCGGAGTTGACCGAGCTGGCGCACCGGTTCAGCGACGAAATCGAGGACATGCCCACCTGCGCCGTGGTCGAGCTGACCTTCGACGTGAAGCGCTGGGTAGATGTAGTAGACAGCAAGCCGGTCGAGGTGCGGTTCGACTCGCCGAAGAAGCACGCCTAG
- a CDS encoding CDP-paratose 2-epimerase, with product MRVFITGGAGFIGCNLAAHHLDRGNHVILFDNLSRPRTQHNLDWLRCKAERDGRAGCISFYHGDIRDFPRLRQVMAEAGPDLVVHLASQVTVTKSVLDPREDFEINALGTFNVLEAIRAQPHPPAMIYASTNKVYGGLEDVAVVLDGARYRYRDYPDGIAEDRPVDPKSPYGCSKCAGDLYTRDYARIYGLRTVVFRQSTIYGPHQFGLEDQGWLAWLMIATVTGRPITIYGDGKQVRDMLHVDDLIAAYDAAWERMDAVAGEVFNIGGGAANTLTIWSETGPLLEALAGHAIPVTYADWRPGDQRVFISDNRKAARLLGWTPKIGIREGARQLWDWVVANRDLFA from the coding sequence ATGCGAGTGTTCATCACCGGCGGGGCCGGGTTCATCGGCTGCAACCTGGCCGCGCATCACCTCGACCGCGGCAACCACGTCATCCTATTTGATAACCTGTCACGTCCGCGTACCCAGCACAACCTCGACTGGCTCCGCTGCAAGGCCGAGCGCGATGGGCGCGCCGGCTGCATCAGCTTCTATCATGGCGACATCCGCGACTTCCCGCGGTTGCGCCAGGTCATGGCAGAGGCCGGGCCGGATCTGGTGGTGCATCTGGCCAGTCAGGTGACCGTGACGAAGAGTGTGCTCGACCCGCGCGAGGACTTCGAGATCAACGCGCTCGGCACGTTCAACGTGCTGGAAGCCATCCGCGCGCAGCCGCACCCGCCGGCCATGATCTACGCGTCCACGAACAAGGTGTACGGCGGGTTGGAGGACGTGGCCGTAGTGCTGGACGGCGCGCGCTACCGCTATCGCGACTACCCGGACGGCATCGCCGAAGACCGGCCGGTGGATCCGAAGTCGCCCTACGGCTGCTCGAAGTGCGCCGGCGACCTATATACGCGCGACTACGCTCGCATCTACGGCCTGCGCACAGTGGTCTTTCGCCAGAGCACGATCTACGGCCCGCACCAGTTCGGCCTCGAGGATCAGGGCTGGCTGGCCTGGTTGATGATCGCCACGGTCACCGGTCGGCCGATCACGATCTACGGCGACGGCAAACAGGTGCGCGATATGTTGCATGTAGACGACCTGATCGCCGCCTACGATGCCGCGTGGGAGCGCATGGACGCTGTGGCCGGCGAGGTGTTCAACATCGGCGGCGGCGCGGCGAACACGCTCACCATCTGGTCGGAGACCGGGCCGCTGCTGGAGGCGCTGGCCGGCCACGCCATTCCGGTGACCTATGCCGACTGGCGCCCTGGCGACCAGCGTGTGTTCATCAGCGACAACCGCAAGGCCGCGCGGCTGTTGGGCTGGACGCCGAAGATCGGTATCCGCGAAGGCGCGCGGCAATTGTGGGATTGGGTGGTCGCGAATCGCGACTTGTTTGCGTAG